The Balaenoptera ricei isolate mBalRic1 chromosome X, mBalRic1.hap2, whole genome shotgun sequence region TGGCGGCTTCGGTGCTCCGGGAGTGGGAGCACAGGTGGCGGGTGGGGGCCAGACAGCGAGGTGTGAGCTGCGGCGCACATGTCATGTGGCCTGTGCTTTGGACCGTGGTGCGTACCTATGCTCCCTATGTCATCTTTCCCGTGGCCTTCGTGGTTGGGGCTGTGGGCTACCACCTGGAATGGTTCATCCGGGGGAAGGATCCCCAGCTTGTGGAGGAGGAGAAGAGCATCTCGGAGCGCCGGGAGGACCGCAAGCTGGATGAGCTGCTAGGCAAGGACCACATC contains the following coding sequences:
- the LOC132357546 gene encoding small integral membrane protein 12-like, with the translated sequence MWPVLWTVVRTYAPYVIFPVAFVVGAVGYHLEWFIRGKDPQLVEEEKSISERREDRKLDELLGKDHIQVVSLKDKLEFAPKAVLNRNRPEKN